A portion of the Microlunatus phosphovorus NM-1 genome contains these proteins:
- a CDS encoding helix-turn-helix domain-containing protein, giving the protein MKQVLVRELIGESLREERMSQGKTLREVSQGARVSLGYLSEVERGQKEASSELLAAICAALDVPLSVILNLVSEKMAAHEQLTQRVAALPTIHDTVAQAAA; this is encoded by the coding sequence CTGAAGCAGGTGCTCGTCCGAGAGCTCATCGGCGAGTCGCTGCGTGAGGAGAGGATGTCCCAGGGCAAGACCCTCCGCGAGGTCTCGCAGGGCGCCAGAGTCAGTCTGGGCTACCTGTCCGAGGTCGAGCGTGGTCAGAAGGAGGCCTCGAGCGAGCTGCTCGCGGCCATCTGCGCGGCCCTCGACGTGCCGCTGTCGGTGATCTTGAATCTGGTCAGCGAGAAGATGGCGGCTCACGAGCAGCTGACCCAGCGGGTGGCGGCGCTGCCGACCATCCACGACACCGTGGCTCAGGCTGCTGCCTAG